Sequence from the Pseudopipra pipra isolate bDixPip1 chromosome 16, bDixPip1.hap1, whole genome shotgun sequence genome:
TAAGGAGTAAACGCTGCAACCCTTTGGGCAGCCAGTCCTAAAAATCTGTGGGCCTGGGCCACAGAACAGATGCTGCCCTTACCAGTTTTAAGCCTGGAGATGACTGAAGTCTGTCTCTGTTTGCTGCCTCCATGGGAGGAAACCCCTGCAGCTGTTCTGAATGGACTGGGGCCAACGGGACGGGGTCAAGCAGTGCGACCCCAGAGTGACTGTGTTACCTTTCAAGGACTGTCATTTATTATCAGcgcttaaaatattttatatttgcacGTTTGATTGAATAAAACCCCGGTTTTTCTCCCCAGTTTATAAAGGTGCTTTGGGGGAAGCCCGTTCCAGACAGCGGCGGGGGATCCTGGAGCTGGCCGGAGCCATTCGCTGCACCACGGGCCGCTCGCCCTTCGCCTACCTGCGCTACGGCTGCTACTGCGGGCTGGGGGGGAGAGGATGGCCCAAGGACAGGGTGGACTGGTGAGAGCAACTGCTCAGCTGGGCAGCCAAGTGCAGAGTAAAAGGACTAACATATAAATCAGGCCTATTAACAGCAGTGGGGGACTGAGTTTAAACGCTGTGTTTCTGTAGATTGCCTTTAACCCCAGCTTCCCCTGCAGTACTGTTGGATTCACAGCACAACTGAGCTGCTTTGCCACTGCTGTTCAACCAAGAGTTGAATAACTGAAGTCTTGTTGGACAAGGTTAAAGCTCAAACGTtcaaaaaaatctataaaagtaaaaattaaaaaggcaatTGAAAAATCTTGTGATTTTACTGCCACGTCCCCTTTTATCAGCATTCAAAACAATACATAAAAATTATGCAAAACCCAACCcgttgaaaaataaaaataatcctaaaaaaacaaacctttcTGTTTAGTACTAAATCTCAGCATATTGACTATCATCAATTTAATTTGTAATTGAACATTAACTGACAAGattatttactgtttttttcctgggcttttttgctttttttaaagtttctatGCATGACCTGCAGTTATTGATCTACTTCCTGGGCATGTGCTGTTcaactgttacattccacgggATCTTTACACAGCAATTTGTGTGGAATTACCAAGTAATTACTTAATAAGCATGGGAAAAAGCAGTAACTGCAAAGTGAGAGCTCACAGCATTAACTTTTCCTATTGCAGACACAAATTCCTCAGGCAACCTAAACACCATCTAAACACCATGTGCCTACTGTAATATGGTTTTAGGCTACCAGGAAGAAAcagaatgaatgaatgaatgaatgcaGAGTGCACAGTTTGTGGATACACCCACCAAGTCAAAAAAGAAAGGGTGTCATTAGTTTGCAGCAAAACCTTACAAGCTCCCTAATTTCAGGTCCTTGTTACCTCCCCTACTTGCTCTTCTGGGCTTCCAATGACTCCACACCAGACTGTGCATTCACATATGTTGACTGTTCTATTATTTCCCAGCTGTAGTAACATGCTGATAAAACCCACTGCCTGTGTGACCATAAATCACCAGTTCTGTTCCTCTCAGGTGCTGCTTTAACCACGACTGCTGCTATGGCAAGGCAGAACAAGCAGGTTGTCAGCCAAAGACTGAGAGTTACCACTGGGAATGCAAAGACAATTCTGCTGTGTGTGGTGAGTGAGCACTTGGGGGTTTTTGgtgttgggttttggggggagggggtgttGGTTTGggtgctttttcatttttactgctACTGATTATCTCATTGACTTCATAGAATAAAGGCATTTTCTCAATTATCTGTAAAATTCTGACTTTACCATCCTTCCTTTTGTGACCTTTTTGCCAGGATGCACTGTGCCTCCAAAAAGCACAGCTATGCCACCCAACTGAATGCACTTTCTTATTCCCAATCCCCACCTACTGACACACATAAGCAAACAAAATTCTGATCTACAACCTCCTATTACCCTTTCAGAAAACATAGCCCAAAacctcctcctttttctcagCACTGATGTTTGTTGAGGTCAGTTACTCTGCATGTAATTTTATGCTTCTACCCAGACTGCAAATTAGCTGGAGAAACCCTGACATGAACTTGTTCAAAGCAAGTCTGAGTTTCTGACTGCCATGGTTTAAAGGCCACACTGATGCCATTCACAGGGAACACAAACCCCTCGAATTTCAGAACTCCATTTAGAATTTGCCTGAcctgaaaacaaatgaaagtttTGACATTAATTCCTCTCCTCCTTTACATTCAGCCTTCACTTTGCCCAAGTGTCTACCCCATGCAGAATCTCTCCTtgctcatttctttctctgcatcAGATGCACGAAGCCTCTTGTCTCTCAAACTAATTAACCTGTCATGTTACACTCCATCTATACTTGCCTGTAAAGATTCTGCTTCTGTCCCAGTCCAGAAGctgataatattttaaaatactggcCAAGACAGTAGGTGTGTTGTCAAGGAACAGAGATGAAACAAAGTCCCTGTCATACCACAAAGACAAACTTTAGAGCAACTACAGGAGAAGGAATAGTTCTCAGTTAATGCATTTTGGCTTTTTTATCCTATCATGTTTTCATGCTACTTATGCTATTGAGTAGCCCTTAGGGTAGGGAGTTGCAGCATCAACACAGATACATGAACACTTGCAGTTCACAGCAGAAACTGAGTTCACACACAAAACTGAACACTTGTTCTGCTCCTGGACAAATCTCAAGCAGAGATCTGGctaagcttttaaaatgttaaatactCAGACAAAACGTAATCAAGGATTCCTCAGTTTACAGACagttgcagagagaaaaaaacacacatttcTGCCTTGGCACACTA
This genomic interval carries:
- the PLA2G10 gene encoding group 10 secretory phospholipase A2, whose protein sequence is MAPLPPLLLLLLLLPAALYKGALGEARSRQRRGILELAGAIRCTTGRSPFAYLRYGCYCGLGGRGWPKDRVDWCCFNHDCCYGKAEQAGCQPKTESYHWECKDNSAVCDSLEDKCQKMACECDREAAKCFSKAPYHRKYLLWPDFMCGEIQPLCRY